Proteins from a single region of Verrucosispora sp. NA02020:
- a CDS encoding aminodeoxychorismate/anthranilate synthase component II, which produces MRVLVIDNYDSFVFNLVQYLGQLGVECEVRRNDEMDVAEVGRVGADGILLSPGPGSPDRAGICLAVIRRYAGEIPIFGVCLGHQAIGEAYGATVARAPELLHGKTSEVRHDSVGVLAGLPDPFTATRYHSLAVLPETLPEELEVTGRTESGVVMAMRHRTLPVEGVQFHPESVLTEGGHLMLANWLAGCGYREALDRAPALAAEVDTRRRAAFATT; this is translated from the coding sequence ATGCGCGTCCTGGTGATCGACAACTACGACTCGTTCGTCTTCAACCTGGTGCAGTATCTCGGCCAGCTCGGCGTCGAGTGCGAGGTACGGCGCAACGACGAGATGGACGTGGCGGAGGTGGGACGGGTCGGTGCCGACGGCATCCTGCTCTCACCGGGACCGGGCAGCCCCGACCGGGCCGGCATCTGCCTCGCCGTGATCCGCCGGTACGCGGGCGAGATTCCGATCTTCGGCGTCTGCCTCGGTCACCAGGCGATCGGCGAGGCGTACGGCGCCACCGTCGCCCGCGCACCCGAACTGCTGCACGGCAAGACCTCGGAGGTACGCCACGACTCGGTCGGCGTACTCGCCGGTCTGCCCGACCCGTTCACGGCGACCCGCTACCACTCGCTCGCCGTCCTGCCCGAGACGCTGCCGGAGGAGCTGGAGGTCACCGGCCGGACGGAGTCCGGCGTGGTGATGGCGATGCGGCACCGGACGCTGCCCGTCGAGGGTGTGCAGTTCCACCCGGAGTCGGTGCTCACCGAGGGCGGCCACCTGATGCTGGCGAACTGGCTGGCCGGCTGCGGCTACCGGGAGGCGCTGGACCGTGCCCCCGCGCTGGCCGCCGAGGTCGACACCCGCCGCCGCGCCGCCTTCGCCACCACCTGA
- a CDS encoding DUF881 domain-containing protein, whose translation MEYTSGAASWQKALRRLVAGLLPRRPRQRRPGWSIGVPLIAAAAGLLFTTTATTAGGTNLREDRRPQLTELIEDRRTQVAANEERAATLRKEVESRTADLADSDGPIKEQQERGTASLGTAGFTELTGSGMTVVLDDAPRLNNLPEGATNDDLVVHQGDVQAVVNALWAGGAEAMSIMNVRVLATSAVRCVGNTLLLHGRVYSPPFKIVAIGDPAALRQALAASEGVRWFRDAVDNYQLGYQELPGPVTVPAFEDSTTLRSATVPR comes from the coding sequence GTGGAGTACACGTCCGGCGCAGCGTCGTGGCAGAAGGCGCTGCGACGACTCGTCGCCGGGTTGCTGCCCCGCCGGCCCCGCCAGCGCCGTCCGGGCTGGTCGATCGGCGTACCGCTGATCGCCGCCGCGGCCGGCCTGCTCTTCACCACCACCGCCACCACGGCGGGCGGCACGAACCTGCGTGAGGACCGACGCCCGCAGCTCACCGAGCTGATCGAGGACCGCCGCACCCAGGTGGCGGCGAACGAGGAGCGCGCCGCGACGCTGCGCAAGGAGGTCGAGAGCCGTACGGCCGACCTCGCCGACTCGGACGGGCCGATCAAGGAGCAGCAGGAACGCGGCACCGCCAGCCTCGGCACCGCCGGTTTCACGGAGTTGACCGGCTCGGGAATGACCGTCGTGCTCGACGACGCGCCCCGGCTCAACAACCTGCCCGAAGGGGCCACCAACGACGATCTTGTCGTGCACCAGGGTGACGTCCAGGCCGTGGTGAACGCGTTGTGGGCCGGTGGCGCCGAGGCCATGTCAATCATGAACGTCCGCGTCCTGGCGACCAGCGCGGTACGCTGCGTGGGTAACACCCTGCTGTTGCACGGCCGGGTGTACTCCCCTCCGTTCAAGATCGTAGCGATTGGCGACCCCGCCGCACTGCGGCAGGCCCTCGCCGCTTCCGAGGGAGTCCGGTGGTTCAGGGACGCGGTCGACAACTACCAGCTCGGCTACCAGGAGCTTCCCGGCCCCGTCACCGTGCCCGCGTTCGAGGACTCGACCACCCTGCGATCGGCGACGGTGCCGAGGTGA
- a CDS encoding NlpC/P60 family protein yields the protein MAHHAPRPPSYRPGTSGPTTAAPRFRWYRCTTALAALAATAVLLTGGATAAHADPTVDDIERQIDEDWNRLEAVIERHNATRQDLAGTRREADALTARIAPLQLQVDEAMKRVGALAARAYRGEPVRAVNTLLGSRSPSEVVAQLGLLDRYARFQQEDVRQASELRDELAAARAGLDRTIVELTRTEADLAAKRRQIDTEIDRLQRLRLRAYDDGGGGPLRPAPCPATYPGGPAGEAVTFACAQIGKPYSWGAEGPHAYDCSGLMLAAWARAGVSLPHNAARQRQVTASVSRGDLRPGDLVFYFRDLHHVGMYVGGGWVVHASRAGKPIAMKRMDTSPIHSFGRPG from the coding sequence GTGGCACACCATGCCCCGCGGCCACCGTCGTACCGGCCGGGGACATCCGGCCCGACGACGGCTGCGCCGCGATTCCGCTGGTACCGCTGCACCACCGCACTCGCCGCACTCGCCGCGACCGCCGTCCTGCTGACCGGTGGCGCGACGGCGGCCCACGCCGACCCGACGGTCGACGACATCGAGCGCCAGATCGACGAGGACTGGAACCGGCTCGAAGCCGTCATCGAACGACACAACGCGACCAGACAGGACCTGGCCGGCACCCGCCGGGAGGCGGACGCCCTGACCGCCCGTATCGCCCCGCTGCAACTGCAGGTGGACGAGGCGATGAAGCGGGTCGGCGCGCTGGCCGCGCGGGCGTACCGGGGCGAGCCGGTCCGCGCCGTGAACACGCTGCTGGGCAGCCGGTCCCCGAGCGAGGTCGTCGCCCAGCTCGGCCTGCTCGACCGGTACGCCCGCTTCCAACAGGAGGACGTACGCCAGGCGAGTGAACTGCGGGACGAACTCGCCGCCGCCCGAGCCGGACTGGACCGCACCATCGTCGAGCTGACCCGTACCGAAGCCGACCTGGCCGCGAAGCGGCGGCAGATCGACACCGAGATCGACCGGTTGCAGCGGTTGCGGCTGCGGGCGTACGACGACGGGGGTGGTGGTCCGCTGCGGCCGGCGCCCTGTCCGGCCACCTACCCGGGTGGCCCGGCCGGCGAGGCGGTCACCTTCGCGTGCGCCCAGATCGGCAAGCCGTACTCGTGGGGTGCCGAGGGGCCGCACGCGTACGACTGCTCGGGGTTGATGTTGGCCGCGTGGGCGCGGGCCGGGGTGTCGCTGCCGCACAACGCGGCGCGGCAGCGGCAGGTCACCGCCTCGGTCAGTCGCGGCGACCTGCGCCCGGGTGACCTGGTCTTCTACTTCCGCGACCTGCACCACGTGGGGATGTACGTCGGCGGCGGCTGGGTGGTGCACGCCTCCCGTGCCGGCAAGCCGATCGCGATGAAGCGGATGGACACCAGTCCGATCCACAGTTTCGGTCGGCCCGGCTGA
- a CDS encoding NlpC/P60 family protein: MPVATMPLHRHAPGRSTPVRGLRKAARRLVVLVAAAAVGAGLVAAPAYAAPSVDEIERQIDKQWQQLEPTIEQFNKVRSELRVNREKVDKLEKKIQPLALETELAMNRVAGLASRYYITGPSQELGAVLLNAKPDQLGEQMALLDRLAWEERRQLEGVMKIRKKYDDQKATLDALIVDQEAKQKQLAAKKKQIDAEIKRLERSLPVTTVKTTNCPTINGVVSDAARTAIRTACAQVGKPYVWGATGPNSFDCSGLTQYAYRAAGISLTHFTGAQWREGKAISRADARPGDLVFFRSDVSHVGIYLGNNTMVHAARAGVPVNVSPITTMPVAGFRRPG; encoded by the coding sequence GTGCCGGTGGCAACCATGCCCCTCCATCGTCATGCGCCGGGACGTTCCACCCCCGTGCGCGGGCTGCGCAAGGCCGCTCGCCGCCTGGTCGTCCTGGTCGCCGCTGCTGCGGTCGGTGCCGGTCTGGTCGCCGCGCCCGCGTACGCCGCGCCGTCGGTGGACGAGATCGAGCGCCAGATCGACAAGCAGTGGCAGCAGCTCGAACCCACCATCGAGCAGTTCAACAAGGTGCGCTCGGAGCTGAGGGTCAACCGCGAGAAGGTCGACAAGCTGGAGAAGAAGATCCAGCCGTTGGCCCTGGAGACCGAGTTGGCGATGAACCGCGTCGCCGGTCTCGCCTCCCGGTACTACATCACCGGCCCCTCGCAGGAACTCGGCGCGGTGCTGCTCAACGCGAAGCCGGACCAGCTCGGTGAGCAGATGGCCCTCCTCGACCGGCTCGCCTGGGAGGAGCGCCGCCAGCTCGAGGGCGTCATGAAGATCCGCAAGAAGTACGACGACCAGAAGGCCACCCTCGACGCGCTGATCGTCGACCAGGAGGCCAAGCAGAAGCAGCTGGCGGCGAAGAAGAAGCAGATCGACGCCGAGATCAAGCGGCTGGAGCGGTCCCTGCCGGTCACCACGGTCAAGACCACCAACTGCCCGACCATCAACGGCGTGGTCAGCGACGCGGCCCGGACGGCCATCCGGACCGCCTGCGCCCAGGTCGGCAAGCCGTACGTCTGGGGCGCCACCGGGCCGAACTCGTTCGACTGCTCCGGTCTCACCCAGTACGCGTACCGGGCGGCGGGTATCTCCCTGACCCACTTCACCGGCGCCCAGTGGCGCGAGGGCAAGGCGATCTCGCGGGCCGACGCCCGCCCCGGTGACCTCGTGTTCTTCCGCAGCGACGTGAGTCACGTCGGGATCTATCTGGGCAACAACACGATGGTGCACGCGGCGCGTGCCGGTGTCCCGGTCAACGTCTCGCCGATCACGACGATGCCGGTCGCCGGCTTCCGTCGACCAGGCTGA
- a CDS encoding HAD family hydrolase, giving the protein MNADLGRLLGDVDALLLDFDGPVCSIFAGYPAPQVAAELVNVLRRHGVDVPPDLASEPDPLEVLRRVGAAGDQDVTRAVEDALCAAERLAVASAEPTPYGREVIVASRQVGMPVAVVSNNSAGAVSAYLAAHRLAAFVPAVVGRACGKPDRMKPNPAPILEAVSALGEPAGRCVLIGDSLSDIDGARAAGVRVIGYANRSAKVETFRAAGADVVITGMGEIAGALLERIED; this is encoded by the coding sequence ATGAACGCCGACCTCGGCCGACTGCTCGGCGACGTCGATGCACTGCTGCTCGACTTCGATGGGCCGGTGTGCAGCATCTTCGCCGGATACCCCGCACCGCAGGTTGCCGCCGAGCTGGTCAACGTACTGCGGCGCCACGGGGTCGACGTGCCGCCAGACCTTGCCAGCGAGCCGGACCCGCTTGAGGTGCTACGCCGCGTCGGAGCGGCTGGAGACCAGGACGTCACGCGGGCGGTAGAGGACGCACTCTGTGCAGCCGAACGGCTGGCCGTCGCAAGTGCCGAACCCACGCCGTACGGGCGCGAAGTCATCGTGGCATCCCGGCAGGTCGGGATGCCGGTGGCGGTGGTCAGCAACAACTCGGCCGGTGCGGTGAGCGCGTATCTGGCAGCGCATCGGCTCGCCGCGTTCGTGCCGGCCGTAGTCGGTCGGGCGTGCGGAAAACCGGACCGCATGAAGCCCAACCCCGCGCCGATCCTAGAAGCCGTGAGTGCTCTCGGTGAGCCGGCGGGCCGGTGCGTCCTGATCGGCGACTCGTTGTCGGACATCGACGGGGCACGGGCCGCCGGAGTACGGGTGATCGGCTATGCGAATCGGTCAGCCAAGGTCGAGACGTTCCGCGCAGCCGGAGCGGACGTGGTGATTACGGGCATGGGTGAGATAGCCGGCGCGCTGCTTGAGCGTATAGAGGACTGA
- a CDS encoding (Fe-S)-binding protein translates to MGSVQIVTTILAAAITAVAVWLAVRAVSKMFAVIRLGQPDPARSGDHVARTKTMLAETAGHTRMLRWSVVGAAHWFVMVGFLVLSLLVLEAYFEVVSPTAGLPLVGGWALYGLVTEWIGILGVVGIVVLIAIRVANRPSQAGRRSRFTGSTMWQGYFVEAVVLAVLVMGFLIRGFKVATDHFEYPTWATPLSHAVGSVLPDWESGVSVAALIKIAISMTWLIVISLNVTMGVAWHRFLAFPNIYFKRKPGASGSGLGPLRPMTSEGKPLDFEEADPEKDQFGVAHVEQFTWKGLLDFSTCTECGRCQSQCPAWNTGKPLSPKLLVLSLRDHAYAKAPYLLAGGGKDLTGEEKATAAQLAHLDVLALAEAEKPLIGDAEAGGVIDPDVLWSCTTCGACVEQCPVDIEHVDHIVDMRRYQVLIESNFPSEAGVMLRNLENKGNPWGAPQNTREDWTKGLDFEVPRVGEVEDFEYLFWVGCAGAFEDRAKKTTRAVATLLNEAGVSFAILGEGETCSGDPARRIGNEFVFQMLAQQNVETLNEAFEGREKAKRKIVATCPHCFNTLGNEYGQLGGEFEVVHHTQLLAHLVATGKLTPVQPVDGGVTYHDPCYLGRHNRVFTPPREVLGSAVGADNDLVEMPRNSERSFCCGAGGARMWMEERIGKRINVDRVEEAMSTGAKTVAVGCPFCSTMLSDGVNGKGAGDQVEVVDVASVLLRSIKPEQARGAEEGEPVAG, encoded by the coding sequence ATGGGCAGCGTCCAGATCGTCACCACGATCCTCGCGGCCGCCATCACCGCCGTGGCGGTGTGGCTTGCGGTGCGTGCGGTCTCGAAGATGTTCGCCGTGATCCGGCTGGGTCAGCCCGACCCCGCCCGCTCGGGCGACCACGTCGCGCGGACGAAGACCATGCTCGCGGAGACGGCCGGGCACACCCGGATGCTGCGCTGGAGCGTGGTCGGCGCCGCGCACTGGTTCGTGATGGTCGGCTTCCTCGTGCTGTCGCTGCTGGTGCTCGAGGCGTACTTCGAGGTGGTGTCGCCGACCGCCGGGCTGCCGCTGGTCGGTGGCTGGGCGCTCTACGGACTGGTCACCGAGTGGATCGGCATCCTCGGTGTCGTCGGCATCGTGGTGCTGATCGCGATCCGGGTGGCCAACCGTCCGAGCCAGGCCGGACGCCGGTCGCGGTTCACCGGCTCCACCATGTGGCAGGGCTACTTCGTCGAGGCCGTCGTCCTCGCCGTCCTGGTCATGGGCTTCCTGATCCGTGGCTTCAAGGTCGCCACCGACCACTTCGAGTACCCGACCTGGGCCACCCCGCTGAGTCACGCGGTCGGCTCGGTGCTGCCGGACTGGGAGTCCGGGGTCAGTGTCGCCGCCCTCATCAAGATCGCGATTTCGATGACCTGGCTCATCGTGATCTCGCTGAACGTGACCATGGGCGTCGCCTGGCACCGCTTCCTCGCCTTCCCGAACATCTACTTCAAGCGGAAGCCCGGTGCCTCCGGCTCCGGACTCGGGCCGCTGCGGCCGATGACGAGCGAGGGCAAGCCGCTGGACTTCGAGGAGGCCGATCCGGAGAAGGACCAGTTCGGCGTCGCGCACGTCGAGCAGTTCACCTGGAAGGGCCTGCTGGACTTCAGCACCTGCACGGAGTGCGGCCGCTGCCAGTCGCAGTGCCCGGCCTGGAACACCGGCAAGCCGTTGTCGCCGAAGCTGCTGGTGCTCAGCCTGCGCGACCACGCGTACGCTAAGGCGCCCTATCTGCTGGCCGGCGGCGGTAAGGACCTCACCGGCGAGGAGAAGGCCACCGCCGCGCAGCTCGCCCACCTCGACGTGCTGGCCCTCGCCGAGGCGGAGAAGCCGCTGATCGGCGACGCCGAGGCGGGCGGCGTGATCGACCCGGACGTGCTCTGGTCGTGCACCACCTGCGGCGCCTGCGTCGAGCAGTGCCCGGTGGACATCGAGCACGTCGACCACATCGTCGACATGCGCCGCTACCAGGTGCTGATCGAGTCGAACTTCCCCTCCGAGGCCGGCGTGATGCTGCGCAACCTGGAGAACAAGGGCAACCCCTGGGGCGCGCCGCAGAACACCCGGGAGGACTGGACCAAGGGCCTCGACTTCGAGGTGCCCCGGGTCGGCGAGGTCGAGGACTTCGAATACCTGTTCTGGGTGGGCTGTGCCGGTGCCTTCGAGGACCGCGCCAAGAAGACCACCCGGGCGGTCGCCACGCTGCTGAACGAGGCGGGTGTCTCGTTCGCCATCCTCGGTGAGGGCGAGACCTGCTCGGGCGATCCGGCCCGCCGGATCGGCAACGAGTTCGTCTTCCAGATGCTCGCCCAGCAGAACGTGGAGACGCTCAACGAGGCGTTCGAGGGTCGCGAGAAGGCCAAGCGCAAGATCGTCGCGACCTGTCCGCACTGCTTCAACACCCTGGGCAACGAGTACGGCCAGCTCGGCGGCGAGTTCGAGGTGGTGCACCACACCCAGTTGCTGGCGCACCTGGTCGCCACCGGCAAGCTGACCCCGGTGCAGCCGGTCGACGGCGGCGTCACCTATCACGACCCGTGCTACCTGGGCCGACACAACCGGGTCTTCACCCCGCCACGCGAGGTGCTGGGCAGCGCCGTCGGCGCCGACAACGACCTCGTCGAGATGCCGCGCAACAGCGAGCGTTCCTTCTGCTGCGGCGCCGGTGGCGCGCGCATGTGGATGGAGGAGCGGATCGGCAAGCGGATCAATGTGGATCGGGTCGAGGAGGCCATGTCCACCGGTGCGAAGACCGTCGCGGTCGGCTGTCCGTTCTGCTCCACGATGCTGAGTGACGGAGTGAACGGCAAGGGCGCCGGCGACCAGGTCGAGGTGGTCGACGTGGCCAGCGTGCTGCTGCGTTCGATCAAGCCGGAACAGGCCCGGGGCGCCGAGGAGGGCGAGCCGGTCGCCGGTTGA
- a CDS encoding pyridoxamine 5'-phosphate oxidase family protein, whose protein sequence is MASWSDFAVDEPRLADGIRLLMQQYGPGFGYLATVRADGGPRVHPVSPVITDDGLFCFVIDSPKRRDLERDGRYALHSFPAEESDDEAYVAGRARPVTDDATVARLALAARAAPHADWRLFEFTVDVAMLARHERAATGGLVGEPAVQVWLDPAGATPQAARPTPHRTRAARHVRAA, encoded by the coding sequence ATGGCTTCCTGGTCCGATTTCGCCGTCGACGAGCCCCGACTCGCCGACGGGATCCGCCTTCTCATGCAGCAGTACGGCCCGGGCTTCGGCTACCTGGCCACGGTCCGCGCCGACGGCGGGCCCCGGGTGCACCCGGTCTCACCGGTGATCACCGACGACGGTCTGTTCTGCTTCGTGATCGACTCGCCGAAGCGGCGCGACCTGGAACGCGACGGGCGTTACGCGCTCCACTCGTTCCCGGCGGAGGAGAGCGACGACGAGGCGTACGTCGCCGGCCGGGCCCGACCCGTCACCGACGACGCCACGGTGGCCCGGTTGGCGCTCGCGGCCCGCGCGGCCCCGCACGCCGACTGGCGTCTGTTCGAGTTCACCGTCGACGTGGCGATGCTCGCCCGGCACGAGCGCGCCGCCACCGGCGGGCTGGTCGGTGAGCCGGCCGTGCAGGTCTGGCTCGACCCGGCCGGCGCCACCCCGCAGGCCGCCCGGCCCACGCCCCACCGGACCCGTGCGGCCCGACATGTCCGCGCCGCCTGA
- a CDS encoding winged helix-turn-helix domain-containing protein: protein MSESPDFLGQLDPDDPKQASQQIANKLRAAILTRRLAPGDKLPSQPELATRYGVARETVKRALDLLRAERLIVSRQGSGVFVRAQTQRAVELRPHVEAAFERPHVTIDFAGFSGETLRDALAETLDKVRVGRLAPETIAVRVLISDMTAPMALPTRVETQTDDPAVRERAERITRRAVDAIIDQVTELGDLGLIRSAAVEVRLQRASPQFKLYILNNEEVFYGFYPVTERSVSIKGEPMAIYDLMGKDVPLFHYAVTDDDTSHGTQFVEASRQWFDSVWSTIAYRYDA, encoded by the coding sequence GTGAGCGAGAGCCCTGACTTCCTCGGTCAGCTTGATCCCGACGACCCGAAACAGGCGTCCCAGCAGATCGCGAACAAGCTGCGGGCTGCCATCCTCACGCGTCGACTCGCGCCGGGCGACAAGCTGCCGTCGCAACCCGAACTGGCCACCCGCTACGGCGTGGCCCGAGAGACGGTCAAGCGAGCCCTGGACCTGCTCCGGGCCGAGCGGCTGATCGTGTCCCGTCAGGGCAGCGGTGTGTTCGTCCGGGCGCAGACGCAGCGGGCCGTCGAACTACGCCCCCACGTCGAAGCCGCGTTCGAGCGGCCCCACGTCACCATCGATTTCGCCGGATTCTCCGGCGAGACACTGCGCGACGCGCTCGCCGAGACCCTCGACAAGGTGCGCGTCGGTCGACTCGCGCCCGAGACCATCGCCGTGCGCGTCCTGATCTCCGACATGACCGCACCGATGGCACTGCCCACGCGGGTCGAGACACAGACCGACGACCCAGCGGTACGCGAACGCGCCGAGCGAATCACCCGCCGAGCAGTAGACGCGATCATCGATCAGGTCACCGAGCTGGGCGACCTCGGCCTGATCCGGTCAGCCGCCGTCGAGGTCCGGCTACAACGGGCATCCCCGCAGTTCAAGCTCTACATCCTCAACAACGAAGAAGTTTTCTACGGTTTCTATCCCGTCACCGAGCGCTCCGTCTCGATCAAGGGTGAACCGATGGCCATCTACGACCTGATGGGCAAGGACGTGCCCCTGTTCCACTACGCCGTAACCGACGACGACACCTCCCACGGCACACAGTTCGTGGAGGCGTCTCGCCAGTGGTTCGACTCGGTGTGGTCGACGATCGCCTACCGGTACGACGCATGA
- a CDS encoding class E sortase yields MDSTALMGAVPRPPKTDDPADGADKGAEAPKPRRGDRVVQLRPHQTDEGYKSVYSELTRPSAWSRVRTSLRFSGELLITFGLVVLLFAGYEIWGKSAIVDAHQGELSQQLAQAWGPEGDPTVAPSASASASASPKPPVNGKPIAGLYIPKFEKEWIVVEGVRQEDIRYAPGHYPDSALPGQVGNFSVAGHRNRATFWRLDELRDGDAIVVEGRDDWYVYQVTENHIVKPSQVEVVAPVPGRPGVRPSKRMLTLTTCNPKFDNYERLIVHAELTRTQPKAEGRPAELGA; encoded by the coding sequence ATGGACTCCACCGCCCTGATGGGAGCCGTACCCCGGCCGCCGAAGACCGACGACCCGGCTGACGGTGCCGACAAGGGGGCCGAGGCACCCAAGCCGCGACGCGGCGACCGGGTGGTGCAGCTCCGGCCGCACCAGACCGACGAGGGCTACAAGAGCGTCTACTCCGAGCTGACCCGGCCGTCCGCGTGGTCCCGGGTCCGCACCAGTCTGCGCTTCAGCGGCGAACTGCTGATCACGTTCGGCCTGGTGGTGCTCCTCTTCGCCGGATACGAGATCTGGGGCAAGTCGGCGATCGTCGACGCGCACCAGGGCGAGCTGAGCCAGCAGCTCGCGCAGGCGTGGGGGCCCGAGGGCGACCCGACGGTGGCTCCCTCGGCCAGCGCCTCGGCGTCCGCGTCCCCGAAACCGCCGGTCAACGGCAAGCCGATCGCCGGGCTCTACATTCCGAAGTTCGAGAAGGAGTGGATCGTCGTCGAGGGTGTCCGCCAGGAGGACATCCGGTACGCGCCGGGCCACTACCCGGACAGCGCCCTGCCCGGTCAGGTCGGCAACTTCTCCGTGGCCGGGCACCGCAACCGGGCCACCTTCTGGCGACTGGACGAGCTGCGCGACGGTGACGCCATCGTGGTCGAGGGCCGCGACGACTGGTACGTCTACCAGGTCACCGAGAACCACATCGTGAAGCCGTCCCAGGTGGAGGTGGTCGCGCCCGTGCCGGGGCGGCCGGGGGTCCGGCCGTCCAAACGGATGCTGACGCTGACCACCTGCAACCCCAAGTTCGACAACTACGAGCGGTTGATCGTCCACGCCGAGTTGACCCGTACGCAGCCGAAGGCCGAGGGGCGCCCGGCGGAGCTGGGAGCCTGA
- a CDS encoding zinc metalloprotease, with translation MGLRPVLLNRRIAGIASTSLAVALGVATVGLLPAATTAAIPTAAAVSADEVCEDPTGTAARVRGDAVVKHDPNELTMAQLHQRESEFADLLQERAKRVGQRTLSAQAAAASVTIPVVVHVIRKDTTRAGGNIPDSMIQSQINVLNQSFAGATGGAATAFAFQLQSINRVTNTSWYPIRQGSTAERQMKTQLRQGTKGTLNIYLGELSGGLLGWATFPQSTLNVMDGVVVLSESLPGGTATNYNQGDTGTHEVGHWLNLYHTFQGGCSGSGDQVSDTPAEASPAYQCPTGRDTCSTAGLDPITNFMDYTYDTCMYQFTPGQATRMINAWNTYRA, from the coding sequence ATGGGACTCCGTCCCGTCCTGCTGAACCGGCGGATCGCCGGCATCGCATCGACGTCGCTGGCAGTGGCGCTCGGTGTGGCCACGGTCGGTCTGCTGCCGGCGGCCACCACGGCCGCCATTCCGACGGCTGCCGCCGTCTCCGCCGACGAGGTGTGTGAGGACCCGACGGGCACTGCGGCCCGGGTCCGGGGCGACGCGGTCGTCAAGCACGACCCGAACGAGTTGACCATGGCGCAACTGCACCAGCGGGAGTCGGAGTTCGCCGACCTGTTGCAGGAGCGGGCCAAGCGGGTCGGCCAGCGGACGCTCAGCGCCCAGGCCGCCGCGGCCTCGGTCACCATCCCGGTCGTGGTGCACGTGATCCGCAAGGACACCACCCGGGCCGGCGGGAACATCCCCGACTCGATGATCCAATCGCAGATCAACGTGCTGAACCAGTCGTTCGCGGGTGCGACGGGCGGTGCCGCCACCGCCTTCGCGTTCCAGTTGCAGAGCATCAACCGGGTCACCAACACGTCGTGGTACCCGATCCGGCAGGGCTCCACGGCCGAGCGGCAGATGAAGACCCAGCTCCGCCAGGGCACCAAGGGCACGCTCAACATCTATCTCGGCGAGCTGAGTGGGGGCCTGCTCGGCTGGGCGACCTTCCCGCAGAGCACGCTGAACGTGATGGACGGCGTGGTCGTGCTCAGCGAGTCGCTGCCGGGTGGCACCGCCACCAACTACAACCAGGGTGACACCGGCACCCACGAGGTCGGTCACTGGCTGAACCTGTACCACACGTTCCAGGGCGGCTGCTCGGGCAGCGGCGACCAGGTTTCCGACACTCCGGCGGAGGCGTCGCCGGCCTACCAGTGCCCGACCGGTCGGGACACCTGCTCCACCGCGGGGCTGGACCCGATCACCAACTTCATGGACTACACGTACGACACCTGCATGTACCAGTTCACCCCGGGCCAGGCGACCCGGATGATCAACGCGTGGAACACGTACCGCGCGTAG
- the dcd gene encoding dCTP deaminase yields MLLSDRDLVSEIKAGTLALEPFEPTLVQPSSIDVRLDKLFRVFNNHLYTHIDPATQQDDLTSPVEVPDGEPFVLHPGEFVLASTLEVISLGDQLAGRLEGKSSLGRLGLLTHSTAGFIDPGFSGHVTLELSNVANLPIMLWPGMKIGQLCIFRLASPAEHPYGSLVYGSRYQGQRGPTPSRAWQNWRTWPTR; encoded by the coding sequence ATGCTGCTCTCCGACCGTGACCTGGTCTCCGAGATCAAGGCCGGCACTCTGGCGCTGGAGCCCTTCGAGCCCACCCTGGTGCAGCCGTCCAGCATCGACGTACGCCTGGACAAGCTCTTCCGGGTGTTCAACAACCACCTCTACACACACATCGACCCGGCCACCCAGCAGGACGATCTCACCTCGCCGGTGGAGGTGCCCGACGGCGAGCCGTTCGTGCTGCACCCGGGCGAGTTCGTGCTCGCCTCCACGCTTGAGGTGATCTCGCTCGGCGACCAGCTCGCCGGCCGGCTCGAAGGCAAGTCCAGCCTCGGTCGCCTCGGCCTGCTGACGCACTCCACCGCCGGCTTCATCGACCCCGGCTTCTCCGGCCACGTCACGTTGGAACTGTCCAACGTGGCCAACCTGCCGATCATGCTCTGGCCCGGCATGAAGATCGGTCAGCTCTGCATCTTCCGGCTCGCCTCGCCCGCCGAGCACCCGTACGGCTCGCTCGTCTACGGCTCGCGCTACCAGGGGCAGCGCGGCCCGACGCCGAGCCGTGCCTGGCAGAACTGGCGTACCTGGCCGACCCGCTGA
- a CDS encoding cell division protein CrgA encodes MPKSQVRKKKVYTPPTDVRPTTTSASRKPSPVWLPATAVSLIAFGIAWLVVYYLSEQEYPVMELGYWNLAIGFGAMVASLILLSRWR; translated from the coding sequence GTGCCCAAGTCTCAGGTCCGCAAGAAGAAGGTGTACACCCCGCCCACGGACGTGCGCCCGACGACGACATCGGCGTCCCGCAAGCCGAGCCCGGTCTGGCTGCCCGCCACGGCCGTGTCGCTGATCGCCTTCGGCATCGCGTGGCTGGTGGTCTACTACCTGTCCGAGCAGGAGTACCCGGTCATGGAGCTCGGGTACTGGAACCTCGCGATCGGCTTCGGCGCGATGGTCGCCTCGCTGATCCTGCTCTCCCGCTGGCGCTGA